The nucleotide sequence CCGAAGGCATCCCCGGAGGACATCGACGGCGCCGTGAGCGCACTCCTGAACCTCGGCCCCACCGAGCTGATCGACCTCAGCAAGATCGCCGGGATCATCGGGTTTGCCGGCGGCGTCGAAACCCTCGACGCCGTGGTCCAGCCGCGTGGCTACCGCCTGCTCTCCGGGCTTAAGGCCGTGCCTAAAGCGGTTGCGGACAGGCTGGTGGACCACTTCGGCGGCCTGCAGCACCTCATGGCGGCAACGATTGATGACCTGATGACCGTGGACGGCATCGGTGACCAGCGCGCCCGCACTGTCCGCGAGGGCCTCAGCCGGATGGCCGAAGCCAGCCTGCTGGACCGGTTCCTCTAGATTCCCGTCGACTGCTCCTCCCCACCGGCCCCCTCGCCTCGCAAGCTCGGCCAGGGAACCCTGCCGGCGTGGGCCCAGCCCTTTTGGGCACCCACAAGGGCGTTTACGGAGCAATCGATGAGATCCGGCGGTCAGCCGAGCTGGAAGACCGTCGGCGGGCTGACCTTGGCGCCGAGCTTGGCGATGAACACGTAGTACCCGCTGCCGGCAACGGCACCGTCCGGCAGCTTCTCGCAGCCCTGCACCGACCGGTTGCGCGGCCACGGGAAGTTGGCCGTTTCGCTCTTGCCGGGCGCGAGGGTCTTGACGAGGTCGGTGCTGGCAGCCTGGCAGTCGGCGGACGAGAAGACCCGGTCCGAGCCGCTGGTGACCAGGAAGTCCATCTGCGACGTGCCGATGTTCACCTTGCACGGGAGCTTTCCGCCGTTGGTGACCGTGAGGCTCAATACCGGTTTTTCATCCGCGGCGTAGGACGTCTTGTTGGTGGCCGCCTTGACGGTCACGAGCTTCTGGTCGCAGGCGGGCGAGGCTGAGGGGGTCGCCGAAGGAGTGGCCGACGGCGTGGCGGACTGGGCGGTACCTGCGCCTTGCGTTGGGGAATCCTGCGCGGACGATACCTGCCGGGCGCCGCCGAGGAGGCTGGTCAGGGTGGTCACACCACCAGCGATCAGGCCCAGGACCAGCAGCAGCGCCACTCCGGCAAAGAGCCGACGGCGGCGGTACACGGCGGGGCTCGGCTTGCGGACGGCGCGGGACGCCGTTTTCCCTGACACAGTTTTCCCCTGTGCCGTTTTTTGTGCCGCCGGTTTTGGAGACCGGTTCCGGCCCGCGCCGGAGTTCGGAGTGTCTTGCCTGCCCATCTTTCTAGGCTAGGGAACGGCAGGGTTTCTGCGGCGCAACCACGCCGCCCCTGCCCCATCATGTCCAATTCGTGACCCTAATTCGGGTGACAACTGTCAGCACACTTACTAAAATTGAATCCCGGTTACCACTTACCGGGCCGAGTTGGAGAGGACGAAAGATGGTAGATCACGTGTCTGGCGGTCACCTCGAACGCGTCCTTCTGCCGCTGACGTTTGGCAAACATCAGAGCCAGGGGACTGAGTTCACGGTGCTTGCGGTTGAGATTTGGGACACCGGAATCGTGGTGAACCTGCATCTCGCATCAGTCAATGAAGACGAGCCGCAAACCCCCGAAATCGTTGTCCATGACCACTTTGGCACAGAGTACAAGCTGGACGAGGTGGCCACCGTGGGCACCCGCCAGCTGCAGTTCTTTGCGCCCTCTATACCTGAAGGAACGCGCAGCCTGACCATCCGCTCAGTGGATGCGGACAGTGCCGGCTTTGTGGTGGCCCTTGCTGTTCCGGCGCCAAACGGGCGCGGCGGCGAGACCCTGCACGGCCACGTCAGGCGGCTGCCCCCGCGGCAGGAGGGACTGCCTCCTGTGGAACAGGAAGCCAGCTGACGGCACCCGGGCGGGAACCGCCGTCGTGGTTTCCACTAGAGTATTGGCATCAAAACCACAACCGCTTACCCCGAACTAACCGAAATCCATTCCTCCCTGCACAGCTGGTTCGACGCCGAGGCGCGTGACTTGCCGTGGCGGTCCCCGGACTGCCCGCCGTGGGGTGTGCTGGTCAGCGAGATCATGCTGCAGCAGACCCCCGTGGTGCGCGTGCTGCCGGTATGGGAGGAGTGGATGCGCCGGTGGCCGGAGCCTGCCGCGCTGGCCCGGGAACCCGCGGGCGAAGCGGTCCGGGCCTGGGGCCGGCTGGGTTATCCGCGTCGTGCGCTGAGGCTGCACGGGGCGGCAGTCGCCATCGGGCGCGACCACGGCGGCACAGTCCCGTCGGACTATGCCGACCTGCTCGGCCTGCCGGGCGTAGGCAGTTACACGGCCGCCGCCGTCGCCGCCTTTGCCTTCGGGCGCCGCGAGACGGTGGTGGATACCAACATCCGGCGCGTTCACGCACGGCTCTTTTCCGGATCCGCCCTGCCCGCCCCGGCGCTGACCGCCGCGGAGATGCGGCTCGCCGCGGAACTGCTGCCCTCCGACGCCGGCCGTTCAGTCCGCTGGAACGCCTCGGTCATGGAGCTGGGGGCGCTGGTGTGCACTGCACGTTCGCCGAAGTGTTCGGCGTGCCCGGTGCGCGACCGGTGTGCCTGGCTCGCCGCCGGTGAGCCGCCGCCGTCGTACACCCCCAAGGGCCAGGCGTGGCACGGCACCGACCGCCAGGTCCGCGGCGGCGTGATGGCTGTCCTCCGGCTGGCGGACGCGCCGGTGCCGGCGGAGATGTTCCAGCAGGCCCCGGCAGACCTCGGGTTCGAAGCCGCCGGCATCGGCGTGCCGCTGGCAGCGCTGCACCGGCTGAACTGCGCTCCGGAACAGCTGGAACGGGCGCTGGCCGGGCTCCTGGCCGACGGCCTCGCCGAACTGCACCAGGGCGGGTACCGGCTGCCCGCGTAGCGGTGTATCCAGCCCCGTACGCGGCCACTGCAGGACGGGCTTTTGATCTCGAATTGGCAGTCGTTCCGGTCCCAGGGGTAACGATGTCTGTACCAGTTTTCCCCTGCGGGTCCGCTCGGTATCGTGCCGGATTTACCCTGAAGTATGGGCAAAACAGGGGTACTTTTGGCCACAATCACGACGACGGTGCTTCTCTCCGGATGCCATGTGTTCGAGGTGGCGTGCCCGGCGATCGCCCAGGCGTCAGGGGTGTCGGTAACGGTTGCGGCCAGCTACGCCCCGGCCGTAAAAGCCCTCCATCTCAAGGCGTGCCAGGACGGCTCGTGCAGGGAGGCTGAGCTGGAGCTGGCGCCGGGCTTCATTTCCGTGGATCAGGGCTGCACCGATGGCTCCAGGCCCGACGGCATCTGTTCCGCGACATCGGAGCCGGACAGAACCAAGCGGGGAATGCTCATGCTGGACGTCCTGACGGAGTCACCGATGGAAGTCACGGCCTCCGGAACGTCCATCGACGGAAGTCCCCTGCCGGTGCGCACGCTGCGCTTCACCCCGGCGGGCGGCTACCCGTTCGGCGAGCAGTGCGGGCGGTTTGTCTCAGCGTCGGTGGTGCTGGATGAGGCCGGACTCCGCCAGGACCGGTAGCTGTACTGACCCGGCCTGCGCGGCCTCAGGGTTCGCCGAAGCCGTCCCTGACCAGGCCCGCCACGTACGCCACGGCGCGCTCGGCGTCGGGCCCGTACGCTTCCACGTGGAGCACCGATCCCTTGCCGGCTGCCAGCGTCATCAGCCCCGTCATGGAGGCACCGTCCACTCCGTTCACCGTGACTTCGGCATCCAGCGCGGACAAGCCGCCGGCTATCTTGGCGGCCGGGCGCGCATGCATTCCGGCCTGGTTAACCAGCTCAAAGTCGCCGCTCGCATCCGGGGCAGCGGGCGCGGCAGCAGCACCGGCAGTCTGTCCGGCAGGGGCGCCGGCGGCGGGGGCGGCAGCAACAGCCGCGGCCCCCACGGCAGCGGGGGCAGCGGCAGGAAGACGCTCTTCGGCCTTGGGACGGGAGGCGGGATAGCCATGCGTGGCCTCGGCGGCCCGGCGAACAGCATGAACGCTTGCACCTCCCTGGGCCGCCACCGCAGCCGCCACGAGGCCCTCCACGATCGGGGCATCGGCGAGAAGCACCGGGGCGTTGCCCTCGGCGAACTCCATGGCCGACTCCGCCGTCATAACGGCCGAGCCGAGATCGGTCAGCACCACCACGCCATCACCTCCGGCCGCGGATTCCAGCGCAGCCATCACCTTTTCCATGCTGGTGCCGATCCTGCCATCGGACGTTCCGCCGGCCGGCACCATCATCACGTCCGGCGCCATCTGGGCAGCGAGCTCCACCGCGCCGTCGGCTATCTTGTCACTGTGCGAAACCACCACGATCCGCACCGTCATGCGGCAGCTCCCGCAGCGGCGCGGAGAATCAGGGCACTGGATGCCGCTCCGGGGTCCCGGTGGCCCGCGCTTCGCTCCCCCAGGTAGCTGGCCCTGCCCTTGCGCGCCACGAGCGGGTCGGTCGCGACCGCACCCGCCTCGGCAGCCTCCGCGGCGGCGATAAGGACTGCCAGCGTGTCGCCGTCGGCGGCGGCTGCTGCGGCTGCGTCAGCGGCCGGAGTCCAGGCATCAACCATCGTCTTGTCGCCTGCCTCGGCCTTTCCGCGGGCCACGATACCGTCGCGCGCCGCTGCGAGTGCTGCGGCGAGCGCCGAGGAGTCGACGTCAGCAGCATCCCCAAGTGTGGTTGCGGCCCGCAGGAACGCGGTCCCGTACAGCGGCCCGGCGGCACCGCCCACCTTCGACATCAGCGCCATGGCCGTCAGCTTGAGCGCCGCGCCCGGGGTTTCCGGAGGGTTTTCGGCGAGCTTCTCGAGCACCGCCTGGAAGCCGCGGTCCATGTTTTCGCCGTGGTCCGAGTCCCCGATGGCCCGGTCGAGCTCGATGAGTTCCACCCTGTGTTCCGCCATCGCCTGCGCTGACAGCGTGAGCCATTTGACGGCCCAGGTCACGTCCAGTCCCACTGCTACACGCCCCATCGCAGCGCCGGCGTGTGCACAGGCGCATCCCAGAGGGCCGTCATCTCGTCGTCAAGCCGCAGGACGGAGATGGAGCATCCCTGCATCTCGAGGGACGTGATGTAGTTCCCCACGAGGGAGCGCTCCACCGTGACGCCCCGCTCCGCAAGTATCTGGGCGGCCCGGCGGTAGACGATGTACAGCTCGCTCAGCGGTGTTCCGCCCATGCCGTTGACGAACAGGAGAACCTTCTCGCCCGACACCGTTCCGAGGTCGCTGAGAACCGGTTCCAGCAGGCGGTCGGTGATGCCGTCGGCATTTTCCAGGGCGATCTTGTGCCGGCCGGGCTCGCCGTGAATGCCGATGCCGATTTCAATCTCGTTGTCCTCGAGGTCAAAGCTCGGTGATCCGGCATGCGGCACCGTGCAGGCTGTGAGTGCCACGCCCATCGTGCGCACATTCCTGTTCACACGGTCGCCGATGGCCGCCACCGCATCGAGGTCGTCGCCGCGTTCGGCCGCAGCCCCGGCGATTTTCTCCACCAGGACAGTGCCGCCCACTCCCCTGCGGCCAGCCGTGTACAGCGAATCCTCCACTGCGACGTCATCGTTGACGAGTACGGTGCGGACCTCCACGCCCTCGGCCTGGGCCATTTCCGCAGCCGTCTCGAAGTTCAGGACATCTCCGGTGTAGTTCTTGACGATATGGACCACGCCGGCACCGGAGTTCACGGCGAGCGTCGCCGGAATGATCTGGTCCGGGGTCGGTGAGGTAAACACCGCACCGGGCACGGCGGCGTCGAGCATGCCGCGGCCCACAAAACCGGCGTGGAGCGGCTCGTGCCCGCTGCCGCCGCCGGACACCAGGCCCACCTTGCCGGCAACGGGGGCATCCTTGCGGGTGACGTACTTCGGGTCGGCGCTGACGGTCACGAGATCCGCATGGGCAAGTCCGAATCCTTCCACTGATTCATCCACAACAGCGCGGGGGTCATTGATGAGCTTCTTCACGGCTGGCTCCTGGCCTCTCGGTGCTTCATTGACATCGAACAGGATGTGCTTTGACCCTACTACCGGCACCGGTCCGGCGGTAGTTCAGCGCGCGGGCGTTCGCACCGCCGAGGGGACCCAGAAAAGGCTTGGAAGGGATACGGAAGGGACAGCCCCCAATGCGGTCCCTTCCGTCCCCCAGGAGTTTATCCAGCAAGTTTACAAAAGGAAAGGAATGTTACCCGCAGATATTGAACCGGACCTAGAGGGTCCTGATCATCCGCGTGTTGCCGAGCGTATTGGGCTTCACGCGCGCAAGGTCCAGGAACTCGGCCACGCCTTCGTCGTGCGAGCGCAGCAGTTCGGAGTACACCTGCGGGTCCACCGCCGACTGGTCTGCCATCACCTCGAAGCCGTGCCGCTTGAAGAAATCCACCTCGAAGGTCAGGCAGAACACGCGGGAGACGCCCAGGGCTGCGGCCTGCTTCAGGAGGCTTTCAACCAGGACGTGGCCCACGCCCTTGCCGCGCCAGGCATCGGAAGCTGCGAGGGTGCGGACCTCGGCCAGGTCCTCCCACATGACGTGCAGGGCGCCGCAGCCGATGACCTCGCCGGCCGCCGACTCGGCGATCAGGAACTCCTGCAGGCTCTCGTAGTACGCCACCGTCTCCTTGGCCATCAGGATCCTCTCTTCGGCGAGTGGCGCCACGAGTCGCTTGATGGCGGCCACATCGCTGGTCCGGGCCGGGCGGATGCTGAAGGAGGAGTCAGTCACAGCCCCATCTTACGGACTGCTGCACCCACGCCCCGGCTGGCAGGGACCAGCAGTGTCAGAGCCCCAGGTCGGCGGGCAGCGGAATGTCCTTGCCGAGGACGTTCCTGGCCAGGAAGTGTTCCACCACGCCGTACCAGACCTTGGCATGCTGGGGCTGCAGGATCCAGTGGTTTTCGTCGGGATAGAAGAGGAACCTGTGGCTGGTCTGCCCGTTGCCGTCGGCCGCGAGCCGGGACCTGGACAGCAGCTCGTACCAGAGCCGCAGGCCCTCCCCGATGGGCACGCGGTAGTCCTTGTCGCCGTGGATCACCAGCATGGGCGTCAGGATCTTCTCGACGTGCAGGTGCGGGGAGTTCTCCAGCGCCATTTCCGCCGTCATTTCCTTGAGCCAGTACTGCGATGCGTCCGTGGTGGGGCCGAACTGGTCCAGCGCCCACAGGCTGGCGTGGGTCACGATCGCCTTGAACCGGTCCGTCTGGCCGGCCACCCAGTTCGCCATGTAGCCGCCGAACGAGCCTCCCATCGCCGCCGTCCGGCTTTCGTCGATATCCGGCCGCTGCACCACTGAGTCCGTGATGGCCATGAGGTCCGTGTACGGCGCCTTGCCCCAGCCGCCCCAGCCCCGCTGGATGTATTCCTGGCCGTACCCCGTTGACAGCGCAGGGTCCGGCAGGAGAACGGCGTAGCCCCGGGCAGTGAGCAGCCACGGGTTCCAGCGCCAGGTCCAGGCATTCCAGGAGCCCAGGGGACCGCCGTGGATCCAGAGCAGCAGCGGCGCGGGGTTCCCGGCAGAAGCCCCGGCGGGCAGGGCCAGGTAGGCAGGCACCCGGGTGCCATCGGCCGCCGTCGTCTCCACCCGCTCCAGCGACCCCGCGGTCTGCGGCCGCTCAGCCGGCGACGGCAGCCGCGTGACGTCCCCGGTGGCGAGGTCGATCCTGACGGGCTCGGCCGGAAACTCGTAAGAGCTGCGCAGCGCGTAGGCGCTGCGCCCGTCGGGTGAAACGACCACGTCGGTGTAGGCCGCCGCATCCGGCGTCACCCTGGTGACGCTCCCCCGGGCGGCACCTGCCGCAGCGCTCACGCTGAAAACCGGCGAAGCGCCGTCGTCGTCTGCCGTGACCAGGAGTGCAGAGCCGTCCGGGAGCCAGGCCTCAGGGTGGGCCCACCGGTCCCAATCATGCGCCAGGGGCTGCAGGTCTTCCGGCCCGGCCCCACTGGACACGTCGAGGAGGTGGAGCTTGACCTGCGGGGCCTGCTGCGGGGTCGTGTCGCTTTCGCTGAGGACGGCGAGGGTGCCGCCGTCCGGGCTGACCGGTCCCGGGAAGTAGTTCATGCCTTCCTCGTCGAGGAGGATCCTCAAGTTGCCGGTGGCAACGTCAACCGCGGCGAGCACCGAGCGCAGGTCCGCCTTCGGCAGCGGCTTGACCAGGCTGGTGTAGATGGTCTTGCCGGCCGGGCCGACCACCGAGACAGCCTCGCGGAGCCGGGAGCCCACCTGCGGGGTGAGGTTGCGCAGCGTGAGGGGTGCTGCGCTGTCCACGGTGGCGGGTTTCCCTGGTTCCTGATCGGTCCCGGGCTCCACGGCGAAGAGCCGGGGCTGGGCAGGGCCGAGGTCAGCGTCCCAGTAGCGCACCGGGTATTCACTGTGCAGGATGGCCGCCACTTTGTTGTCCTTGCGGCTCTTGCGGCGCTCGGCGTCGTCGTCCTCGTCCCTGGAGCCGGCGAGGACGGTGGCGTTGACGAAGGCGGCGTTGGCGTCCCTGGCGGCCATGACCTTGTCCACGCCGCCTGGCCTGGAGAGCACCACGCGCGCCTCGCCGCCGCCGGCGGGGAGCACCCAAAGCGCGCTGACGGGGTCGCCGTCGGCTTCCTTCTCCGGATCCGGCCTGGCGGAGGTGAAGTAGACGTCGCCGTTGGCCGCGAACGCGGCGCCGGCTTCGCCCTTGGCGCTGCGGGTGATCCTCCGGGCCTGGTTCGCGCCTGCCGGGTCCACCTCCCACAGAGCCGAAACGTATTCGGTGCCCTTGCTGTTGAGCGTGGCGACGGCGGTCACCAGCCGCTGGCCGTCGGGGCTGAGGGCCAGGCCACTGACGCGGGGGATCGCCAGGTAGTGGTCGAGGTCATGGAAGGGGGTAGCCGGTTGCTCGCGCAGGGTCGCTGCATCTTCAGTTGACATGTGCTGATTCAACACCGGCTGTGCGGTGGATCACAGGCCGGTTCACTATTAGTGAAACAGTACTTTCAGAACTGCGCGCTCCGCCCCGTCGGCCATCTGACTGCGGCCCAACAGCAGGAGGCCCCGCCGGCCCCCTTTCGGGGGCGGGCAGGGCCTCTTGGCGCTGGAGTGCGGCTGTTGTCCTGGAGCTACGCGCTCGGCGCGATCTCCGGGATGCGCGGCTTGGCGTTTCCGGCGAAGGTGAACTTCGCGTCGTCGCCCTCGCCGTCCACGTCCACCACCACGATGTCGCCGGAGTGCAGCTCGCCGAAGAGGATCTTCTCGGAGAGCTGGTCCTCGATCTCGCGCTGGATGGTACGGCGCAGCGGCCGGGCACCCATGGCGGGATCGTAACCGCGGGTGGCCAGGAGCACCTTGGCTGCCTTGGTCAGCTCGATGCCCATGTCCTTGTCCTTGAGGCGCTTCTCGAGGCGGGTCACGAACAGGTCCACGATCTCGATGATCTCGTCCTGCGTCAGCTGCGGGAACACCACTACGTCGTCAACACGGTTGAGGAACTCGGGGCGGAAGTGCTGCTTGAGCTCCTCCGTGACCCGGGCGCGCATCCGGTTGTAGCCGGTCTGGGTGTCCGTGCCCGACTGGAAACCGGTGGCAACACTCTTGGAGATGTCCCGGGTTCCGAGGTTCGTGGTCATGATGATCACGGTGTTCTTGAAGTCCACCACGCGGCCCTGGGAGTCGGTCAGGCGGCCGTCTTCCAGGATCTGCAGCAGCGAGTTGAAGAGGTCCGCGTGGGCCTTCTCCACTTCATCGAACAGGACCACGGAGAACGGACGGCGGCGGACCTTCTCGGTCAGCTGCCCGCCCTCTTCGTAGCCGACGTAGCCCGGAGGGGCACCGAAGAGACGCGACACCGTGTGCTTCTCCGAGTACTCGGACATGTCCAGGGTGATCAGGGCGTCCTCTTCACCGAACAGGAACTCGGCGAGGGCCTTGGCCAGCTCGGTCTTGCCGACGCCGGTGGGGCCGGCGAAGATGAACGAACCGCCCGGACGCTTGGGGTCCTTCAGGCCGGCACGCGTGCGGCGGATGGCCTGGGACAGCGCCTTGATGGCCTCGTCCTGGCCGACGACGCGCTTGTGCAGCTCGTCTTCCATCTTCAGCAGGCGCGAGGATTCCTCCTCGGTCAGCTTGAAGACCGGAATGCCCGTGGAGTTCGCGAGGACTTCTGCGATCAGGTCCTCGTCCACCTCGGAGATGTCGTCCATGCCGCCGGTCTTCCAGTGGCGTTCCTTCTCGGAGCGCTCGGTGATGAGCTTCTGCTCCTTGTCGCGCAGCGCGGCAGCACCCTCGAAGTCCTGCGCGTCAATCGCGGACTCCTTCTCCATCTTCAGCTCGGAGATGCGCTCGTCCATCTCCTTGAGCTCCGGCGGGGCGGTCATGCGGCGGATGCGCAGCCGGGCACCGGCTTCATCGATGAGGTCGATCGCCTTGTCCGGCAGGAACCGGTCCGAGATGTAGCGTTCGGACAGGTTCGCGGCCGAGGCGAGGGCGCCGTCGGTGATGGTGACGCGGTGGTGGGCCTCGTAACGGTCCCGCAGGCCTTTGAGGATCTCGATTGCGTGCGCAACCGACGGCTCCTTGACCTGGATCGGCTGGAAGCGGCGCTCGAGGGCGGCGTCCTTCTCGATGTGCTTGCGGTACTCGTCCAGGGTGGTGGCACCGATGGTCTGCAGCTCGCCGCGGGCCAGCATCGGCTTCAGGATCGAGGCCGCGTCGATGGCTCCTTCAGCGGCACCGGCACCCACCAGGGTGTGGATCTCGTCAATGAAGAGGATGATGTCGCCGCGGGTGCGGATTTCCTTGAGGACCTTCTTCAGGCGCTCTTCGAAGTCACCGCGGTACCGGGAGCCGGCCACGAGGGAACCAAGGTCCAGCGTGTACAGCTGCTTGTCCTTGATGGTCTCGGGGACGTCGCCGCGCACGAACGCCTGGGCAAGGCCTTCAACGACGGCGGTCTTGCCGACGCCGGGCTCGCCGATCAGCACGGGGTTGTTCTTGGTGCGGCGGGAAAGGACCTGCATGACGCGTTCCATTTCCTGCTCGCGTCCGATGACAGGGTCCAGCTTGTTCTCGCGGGCAGCCTGCGTCAGGTTCCGGCCGAACTGGTCCAGCACGACGGAGCCGGCGGGGGTACCTTCTGCCTGGCTCTGGCCGACGCCGGCACCGGTGGTCTCTTTGCCCTGGTAGCCGGAGAGCAGCTGAATGACCTGCTGGCGGACCCGGTTGAGGTCGGCACCGAGCTTCACCAGCACCTGCGCGGCCACACCCTCACCCTCGCGGATGAGTCCCAGCAGGATGTGCTCCGTGCCGATGTAGTTGTGGCCAAGCTGCAGGGCTTCGCGCAGCGAAAGCTCCAGCACCTTCTTTGCACGCGGCGTGAAGGGGATGTGGCCGGAGGGAGCCTGCTGGCCCTGGCCGATAATCTCCTGCACCTGCTCGCGGACGCCGTCGAGCGAAATGCTCAAGGACTCAAGAGCTTTGGCGGCAACGCCCTCACCTTCGTGGATCAGACCCAAGAGGATGTGTTCGGTACCAATGTAATTGTGGTTCAGCATGCGTGCCTCTTCTTGGGCAAGCACAACTACGCGACGGGCACGGTCCGTAAATCGCTCAAACATTTCGCCACACTCCCTAGCTACGACGTACTTTGATGCTACGTGGGGGAAGCACGACTTGGGGAGCTTGTTCGCCACAGGGGAAACCGGGGCCCTTGCACAGTTCCACGGAGCTGCCGTATCGGCCTCGCCACTGCGACACCCGGACGGGCCCAGCAAGCTCCGCCCGTCTTTATATTGCTTCCGGGCAGATTGCTCCCGGGCTCCCGTGTCCGAAATCACCCTGCAGCGATTGTCCAGGTTTCATGGTGCCGCCTGTTTTGGAAATCAGCCGGATTCCCGGGGTCCGATTCCCTGCGGGACAGGATGCCCCATTCACCAGTCCGACAG is from Arthrobacter sp. QXT-31 and encodes:
- a CDS encoding A/G-specific adenine glycosylase — protein: MLVSEIMLQQTPVVRVLPVWEEWMRRWPEPAALAREPAGEAVRAWGRLGYPRRALRLHGAAVAIGRDHGGTVPSDYADLLGLPGVGSYTAAAVAAFAFGRRETVVDTNIRRVHARLFSGSALPAPALTAAEMRLAAELLPSDAGRSVRWNASVMELGALVCTARSPKCSACPVRDRCAWLAAGEPPPSYTPKGQAWHGTDRQVRGGVMAVLRLADAPVPAEMFQQAPADLGFEAAGIGVPLAALHRLNCAPEQLERALAGLLADGLAELHQGGYRLPA
- the dhaM gene encoding dihydroxyacetone kinase phosphoryl donor subunit DhaM encodes the protein MTVRIVVVSHSDKIADGAVELAAQMAPDVMMVPAGGTSDGRIGTSMEKVMAALESAAGGDGVVVLTDLGSAVMTAESAMEFAEGNAPVLLADAPIVEGLVAAAVAAQGGASVHAVRRAAEATHGYPASRPKAEERLPAAAPAAVGAAAVAAAPAAGAPAGQTAGAAAAPAAPDASGDFELVNQAGMHARPAAKIAGGLSALDAEVTVNGVDGASMTGLMTLAAGKGSVLHVEAYGPDAERAVAYVAGLVRDGFGEP
- the dhaL gene encoding dihydroxyacetone kinase subunit DhaL, whose product is MGLDVTWAVKWLTLSAQAMAEHRVELIELDRAIGDSDHGENMDRGFQAVLEKLAENPPETPGAALKLTAMALMSKVGGAAGPLYGTAFLRAATTLGDAADVDSSALAAALAAARDGIVARGKAEAGDKTMVDAWTPAADAAAAAAADGDTLAVLIAAAEAAEAGAVATDPLVARKGRASYLGERSAGHRDPGAASSALILRAAAGAAA
- the dhaK gene encoding dihydroxyacetone kinase subunit DhaK; translated protein: MKKLINDPRAVVDESVEGFGLAHADLVTVSADPKYVTRKDAPVAGKVGLVSGGGSGHEPLHAGFVGRGMLDAAVPGAVFTSPTPDQIIPATLAVNSGAGVVHIVKNYTGDVLNFETAAEMAQAEGVEVRTVLVNDDVAVEDSLYTAGRRGVGGTVLVEKIAGAAAERGDDLDAVAAIGDRVNRNVRTMGVALTACTVPHAGSPSFDLEDNEIEIGIGIHGEPGRHKIALENADGITDRLLEPVLSDLGTVSGEKVLLFVNGMGGTPLSELYIVYRRAAQILAERGVTVERSLVGNYITSLEMQGCSISVLRLDDEMTALWDAPVHTPALRWGV
- a CDS encoding amino-acid N-acetyltransferase, which translates into the protein MTDSSFSIRPARTSDVAAIKRLVAPLAEERILMAKETVAYYESLQEFLIAESAAGEVIGCGALHVMWEDLAEVRTLAASDAWRGKGVGHVLVESLLKQAAALGVSRVFCLTFEVDFFKRHGFEVMADQSAVDPQVYSELLRSHDEGVAEFLDLARVKPNTLGNTRMIRTL
- a CDS encoding S9 family peptidase, whose product is MSTEDAATLREQPATPFHDLDHYLAIPRVSGLALSPDGQRLVTAVATLNSKGTEYVSALWEVDPAGANQARRITRSAKGEAGAAFAANGDVYFTSARPDPEKEADGDPVSALWVLPAGGGEARVVLSRPGGVDKVMAARDANAAFVNATVLAGSRDEDDDAERRKSRKDNKVAAILHSEYPVRYWDADLGPAQPRLFAVEPGTDQEPGKPATVDSAAPLTLRNLTPQVGSRLREAVSVVGPAGKTIYTSLVKPLPKADLRSVLAAVDVATGNLRILLDEEGMNYFPGPVSPDGGTLAVLSESDTTPQQAPQVKLHLLDVSSGAGPEDLQPLAHDWDRWAHPEAWLPDGSALLVTADDDGASPVFSVSAAAGAARGSVTRVTPDAAAYTDVVVSPDGRSAYALRSSYEFPAEPVRIDLATGDVTRLPSPAERPQTAGSLERVETTAADGTRVPAYLALPAGASAGNPAPLLLWIHGGPLGSWNAWTWRWNPWLLTARGYAVLLPDPALSTGYGQEYIQRGWGGWGKAPYTDLMAITDSVVQRPDIDESRTAAMGGSFGGYMANWVAGQTDRFKAIVTHASLWALDQFGPTTDASQYWLKEMTAEMALENSPHLHVEKILTPMLVIHGDKDYRVPIGEGLRLWYELLSRSRLAADGNGQTSHRFLFYPDENHWILQPQHAKVWYGVVEHFLARNVLGKDIPLPADLGL
- a CDS encoding ATP-dependent Clp protease ATP-binding subunit; translation: MFERFTDRARRVVVLAQEEARMLNHNYIGTEHILLGLIHEGEGVAAKALESLSISLDGVREQVQEIIGQGQQAPSGHIPFTPRAKKVLELSLREALQLGHNYIGTEHILLGLIREGEGVAAQVLVKLGADLNRVRQQVIQLLSGYQGKETTGAGVGQSQAEGTPAGSVVLDQFGRNLTQAARENKLDPVIGREQEMERVMQVLSRRTKNNPVLIGEPGVGKTAVVEGLAQAFVRGDVPETIKDKQLYTLDLGSLVAGSRYRGDFEERLKKVLKEIRTRGDIILFIDEIHTLVGAGAAEGAIDAASILKPMLARGELQTIGATTLDEYRKHIEKDAALERRFQPIQVKEPSVAHAIEILKGLRDRYEAHHRVTITDGALASAANLSERYISDRFLPDKAIDLIDEAGARLRIRRMTAPPELKEMDERISELKMEKESAIDAQDFEGAAALRDKEQKLITERSEKERHWKTGGMDDISEVDEDLIAEVLANSTGIPVFKLTEEESSRLLKMEDELHKRVVGQDEAIKALSQAIRRTRAGLKDPKRPGGSFIFAGPTGVGKTELAKALAEFLFGEEDALITLDMSEYSEKHTVSRLFGAPPGYVGYEEGGQLTEKVRRRPFSVVLFDEVEKAHADLFNSLLQILEDGRLTDSQGRVVDFKNTVIIMTTNLGTRDISKSVATGFQSGTDTQTGYNRMRARVTEELKQHFRPEFLNRVDDVVVFPQLTQDEIIEIVDLFVTRLEKRLKDKDMGIELTKAAKVLLATRGYDPAMGARPLRRTIQREIEDQLSEKILFGELHSGDIVVVDVDGEGDDAKFTFAGNAKPRIPEIAPSA